A single window of Narcine bancroftii isolate sNarBan1 chromosome 13, sNarBan1.hap1, whole genome shotgun sequence DNA harbors:
- the h3f3c gene encoding H3 histone, family 3C, producing the protein MARTKQTARKSTGGKAPRKQLATKAARKSAPSTGGVKKPHRYRPGTVALREIRRYQKSTELLIRKLPFQRLVREIAQDFKTDLRFQSAAIGALQEASEAYLVGLFEDTNLCAIHAKRVTIMPKDIQLARRIRGERA; encoded by the exons ATGGCTCGTACAAAGCAGACAGCTCGTAAATCTACTGGAGGCAAGGCTCCTCGTAAGCAGCTTGCAACCAAAGCAGCCCGCAAGAGTGCGCCTTCCACTGGTGGAGTGAAGAAGCCACATCGTTACAG ACCTGGTACCGTGGCTTTGCGTGAAATCAGGCGATACCAGAAGTCCACGGAGTTGCTGATCAGGAAGCTGCCTTTCCAGCGTCTAGTGCGTGAAATAGCACAGGACTTCAAAACCGACCTGAGGTTCCAGAGTGCTGCAATCGGGGCTCTGCAG GAGGCCAGCGAGGCATATCTGGTTGGTCTGTTTGAAGACACCAACCTGTGCGCCATCCATGCCAAACGCGTCACCATCATGCCGAAAGATATACAGCTGGCTCGCCGTATCCGAGGGGAGCGTGCTTAA